Proteins encoded together in one Dehalococcoidales bacterium window:
- a CDS encoding carboxyl transferase domain-containing protein → MVWQPEIDELKYRQQLAEQMGGQEGIERQHRRGKLTVRERIAKLVDTGSFQEIGKLAGTPTYEEDRLVSFVPKNNVSGLCTLNGRRVFISGGDFTIRGGASESEAHGSAPGSPTPQEWRLPSVNLLDATGGSVRSFELMGRTYIPDNPGWLPAARLLNVVPVVMALLGSVAGGHAVIACMSHFSVMVKDIAQIFPGGPPVVKAALGYDISKEDLGDYRIHTRTSGVIDNMAETEEEAFEMIRRFLSYMPDNVWEMPPRLEPVDDPNRRDEELLSIIPRQRNRAYDAYHILKCVLDRDSFFEISPDYGKSRIVGLARVNGYPVGTMINNPKHLGGAMDVAAGDKVIRFLQLLDTFHLPMVCLTDEPGFMVGIESEKLGIERAGARIVCATAETRMPWISFIIRQAYGVAGSLQYRAGGMYRRYAWPSAHWGSMHIEGGALAAYRRDVENAPDPEARLQEIERKLQAITSPFRTAEASGVDIIDPRDTRPLLCEFVEMAQKMVKTQLGPGVGPTYHP, encoded by the coding sequence ATGGTATGGCAACCCGAGATTGATGAGCTCAAGTACCGACAACAGCTTGCCGAGCAGATGGGTGGTCAGGAGGGTATCGAGCGGCAGCACAGGCGCGGTAAGCTGACAGTCCGCGAGCGTATCGCCAAGCTTGTTGACACCGGTTCTTTCCAGGAGATTGGCAAACTCGCCGGCACCCCGACATACGAGGAAGACAGGCTGGTGTCGTTCGTACCTAAGAACAATGTCAGCGGGTTGTGCACACTGAATGGTCGGAGGGTCTTCATCAGTGGCGGCGATTTCACCATTCGGGGTGGCGCCTCGGAGTCTGAGGCGCACGGCTCGGCACCCGGCAGCCCGACACCGCAGGAGTGGCGATTGCCGTCGGTAAATCTGCTTGATGCCACCGGCGGCAGCGTGCGTTCTTTCGAGCTGATGGGCAGGACGTATATTCCGGACAACCCGGGCTGGCTGCCTGCGGCGCGTCTGCTGAACGTTGTACCGGTTGTCATGGCACTGCTGGGCTCAGTAGCCGGGGGACATGCCGTAATCGCCTGCATGTCCCATTTCTCCGTAATGGTGAAGGACATTGCCCAGATATTCCCCGGAGGCCCTCCCGTGGTCAAGGCGGCACTGGGCTACGATATCTCCAAGGAGGACCTGGGGGACTACCGCATTCACACGCGTACCAGCGGTGTCATCGACAATATGGCCGAAACTGAAGAAGAAGCCTTCGAGATGATACGGCGCTTCCTCAGCTATATGCCGGACAATGTCTGGGAGATGCCGCCGCGGTTAGAGCCAGTCGACGATCCCAACCGGCGCGATGAAGAGTTGCTTTCAATCATACCTCGACAGCGAAACAGGGCTTATGATGCCTACCATATACTGAAGTGCGTTCTGGACCGTGACTCATTCTTCGAAATATCACCGGACTACGGCAAGTCACGTATAGTCGGTCTGGCACGTGTAAACGGCTACCCTGTGGGCACCATGATCAACAACCCGAAGCACCTCGGTGGTGCCATGGACGTTGCCGCGGGTGACAAGGTTATTCGCTTCCTGCAGTTGCTGGACACATTCCACCTGCCGATGGTCTGCTTGACGGATGAACCGGGGTTCATGGTGGGTATCGAGTCCGAAAAGCTGGGGATTGAGCGGGCCGGAGCCAGAATCGTATGCGCCACCGCTGAGACCAGGATGCCCTGGATATCATTCATCATCCGCCAGGCATACGGAGTGGCGGGCAGTCTTCAGTATCGGGCCGGTGGGATGTATCGTCGTTACGCCTGGCCTTCGGCACACTGGGGTTCGATGCATATCGAAGGAGGGGCATTGGCTGCGTACCGTCGTGACGTAGAGAATGCTCCCGACCCTGAGGCCAGGCTCCAGGAGATAGAGCGGAAACTCCAGGCAATAACCTCACCATTCCGAACCGCTGAGGCTAGCGGCGTCGACATTATCGACCCACGGGATACTCGTCCTCTGCTCTGTGAATTTGTTGAGATGGCACAGAAGATGGTAAAGACGCAGCTCGGGCCCGGTGTTGGGCCCACTTATCATCCGTGA